Within Triticum dicoccoides isolate Atlit2015 ecotype Zavitan chromosome 1B, WEW_v2.0, whole genome shotgun sequence, the genomic segment tttttaaatcacAAAACATTTTGTTTAAAATGCAATCATTTTTTGAGTTTAtgaacaattttggaaaacacgACCATTTTAGAAAAAATAAACGTTTTCTAAAAGTGGGAACAATTTTTTTAAGtttacgaacaatttttgaaacataaacttttttcaaaaaaaacttgaaaaataaaaaagaaatgaaaaaaagaaacagaaaaggaaaagagaaagagaaaataaagtagaaagccaaaaaccaaaaaaagaaaaactggtttagggaaccttctagaagcttcccaaaaccagaaaaaatCGGCTGGGAAACTCTAGAAGATTCCCAAAACCGAAAACGCGAACACTGTAAATGGGTCGGCCGTTCGATCGCCAGCTCTTATGCGAAGCCTTGACAGCTTGACGCGGAGAGCGTCAAATAGGATATTCCGCGCGCAGCCCCCctttggtctgaattggacaaggggtgcagcccccttttccttcctcctctccccctctttccttctctcctactccaacaagggaaggagaagtcctactcccggtgggagtaggactcctcccttggcgcgcctcctggccggccgccccctcccccttgatcctttatatacgggggcaggggggcacctctagaaacaacaattgatatattgatttcttagccgtgtgcggtgcccccctccaccatagtccacctcaataatatcgtagcggtgcttaggcgaagccctgcgtcggtagaacatcatcaccgtcaccacgccgtcgtgctgacggaactctccctcaaagctcggctcgatctgagttcgagggacgtcatcgagctgaacgtgtgcaagaactcggaggtgtcatgctttcggtgcttgatcggtcgggctgtgaagacgtacgactacatcaaccgcgttgtgctaacgcttccgctttcggtctacgagggtacgtggacacactctcccctcttgttgctatgcatcaccatgatcttgcgtatgcgtaggaatttttttgaaattactacgttccccaacagcggcctTGCgaccagtcggactgaggggcttggcCAGCCCTGATGTTTTGAAATGTAGTTAAGGGCTGATGTGGATACCCGGGGTCTATCCCCCGGTCattaagttttgttagggtttgtgttctgctcaaaaagacgagacggcggcgtcttcttgaagatggaataaagttctccctgcctagcccccgtcccaatggtgtgtctagcatcgtcgaagggcgtgtggaggtgtgtctctggcgGATTTCGCGAGATTTGGTCGGTAgttgtctttggtggatccgctcggatccggtctttgtttgtctttgttcatgtgtcttcaagttggatccttctgatctaaaattctcttcatcggcggcggttgctgttctagaGCATTGATCCTGTGGGACCTTAGAacgatgacttcccgactgtctactacaacaagctgTGTCCGGCtctggcgagggaggggcgatgacggcggcgcgccttcggcttgctttagtgcttgtagtcgtcgctaggtggtctataaatctggatgtaatttttattatttctggtgttcattgtactaccatgattgaagatgaatagatcaacagtttcctgcaaaaaaaacaaTTAAACTTTGCAGTTGAGGGAAAAAAATAATATGACCTATTTACTTCTTAGGTTTGTACCGACAAAGAAGAACCGAAGAAGGCATAGCCTAAACCAGGAAATCTGAAGTTCTCTGCGCAAATTGATTGAGACCAATGGAAGGAAGTGTGAGAACTCCAAAATTTTGCTTGGCTTGATGCTATCAGccagcaaaacagacaacgggtttAAAATGGAAATCAAAGAGATCATTGATGAGTGCAAGACATTTTACGTTGCCGGTAAAGAAACAACCGCAAAACTGTTAACATGGGCAACACTTCTACAGGCATTGCATAAAGAATGGCAAGACAAAGCACGCGATGAAGTCCATCAAGTACTGTATGTGGCAAGAACAAGCACCCAAACGCGGAAAACCTGAGCAATCTCAAAATTGTGAGGCCCATTTACTCAAATGAATGCTAGAGCCTTTTTTTATTCTTGAGGATATCTCACTGGAACATTGTGAATAACACTCTGGCAATGTTGGCATGATATCAGGTAAACATGGTGCTGAAGGAGACCCTCAGCTCTATCCTCCAGCTTTGTCTCTCAGCAGGACGGCCATCAAGGATGTCAAGCTGGGCAAACTTGACATCCCTACAGGCATGCAGCTCAACCTGCCCCTTGTTGACATTCACCATTATGTCGACATATGGGGCGCTAGTGTTGTAGAGTTTGATCCGTTGTGGTTTGCAGATGGCAAGAGCTATCACCTCGACGCGTACTTCCCCTTTGGGATTGGCCCTGCCATCTGTGTTGGCCAGAATCTCGTGATGGTTGAGGCAAAGCTGGTGATTGCAATGCTCCTCGAGCGGTTTgtgctcgatgtctcgccatcctaTGTTCATGCGCCGCTGATGGTGATGACCCTACAACCCCAGTACGGTGCTCAAGTTCTGTATCAATTGGCCACAGACACTAAAATCACGGTCGCCGACGCCCTTCGGGTTCACCCTCCGGCGATATCCTTCTACAAGACGTTGGAGGCCGGCGAGGCTGCTTCCTGGAACGCTCTAGTAGCCGACCTTGAGGGTCGGACTCTGAGCCAGGAAAGGGACAAGATCACCTGGAAGCTCACGGCTTCCCGGAAATTCTCGGTCAAGTCCTTATATACGAAGTTGACGGAGGGGAATGTGCTAGATATGGCTAGGGGGCTATGGAAGGCAGGCATTCCCCTCAAGATCAAAATTTTCCTTTGGCAATTGTGTCGCAATCGCCTCCCTACTTTCGATAATTTGGCCAAGAGGAATGGTCCGGCGAATGGGACCTGCGCCATTTGCGGCCACGGTGAAGATGCTAATCACGTTTTCCTCGGGTGCTGTCTAGGTAGATTTGCATGGAGCACCGTTAGGGAAACTTTCAATCAGAATTGGAACCCGCAAACTAGCGAGGACTTGCTAAACTTGCTGAAGGCACATAGGGATGCCAATGCGAGGTTGTTGTGGCGTAGCGTAGGGGCGCTGTTATGGTCTATTTGGGTGGTACGGAACAAAATTACAATTGAACATAAGTTCCCTGCTCACCCAGCTGATATCCTCTTCAAATGCCACATTTTCTTACAGGCTTGGGCGTCATTGGGGAAGCAGCGTGACGAGGACCTCATGATCGACATCATGGAGCAGATCAAGCTGTGCATGGTGAAAGCGAGGCAACAAGGAGTGCAAGCTTGAGTCTTTTGAGTTAGCTTATGATTTGCCGAGAGTTTATGTATGTTATATTTGCTAGCTAGTTGCAACTTTGCATTGCCGGGCCGCTGCGCATGTGgaacttcttttattttggtttgtaaGTTTCGAAACCGTTTGTGGATGCTGCCttggggctttattaatttaaagccggacgcttcGTGCGTCTTCGTTCCCCTCAAAAAAAGGTTCTTGTCTGCAAGATCTGTGTATGTTCTGTATCCATGTGGATTGCGAGCAACTTGGAAGAGAGGGCTCTTAACTTATCTGAATTTTGGTCTTGAAAGCGTGTGTTTCATATTCCTCTGCATTGTTGTATCATGTAATTACGCACCGAAATAAGTTCGTGTTGTTCTTCGATTGAAAAATTATGTACAAGTTGTTACACCTAATCGACTGGTCCAGTTGTCGACAAGAAGTTTGAGCTATCCCAGTTTTTGAGCATCACAAGAGCAAATCTGAAGATGATCAGATTCAGTTAACCACATCAAATCTTCCCGCCATTTCATCATTTCTCCTTCCTCTAGTTTAGCTCCTCCTCCCCTACGACGGGTTCCGCGCAATGGGAGCTAAGCCGCAGCGTCGCTCCCCGCCTCCCTCGGTCCTTGACAAAAACACCGGACGGGGGAGGCCCCGGGAACGCGCGCCGTCGGAGAGACGGAGTCGGAGATTGACCGAAAAGAATCAATGGAAGAGACCCACACGTACATCTTGACAAACCCTTCCTTCGTTCGCTGAGTCCGTGGCCTGCCTGTTTGATTTCTCGCGCGCGGTTAATTCGCCGGCCGCTCCAGGCCCAGCAGCCGCCGGAGCTCCCGCGTGGCCGAGTCGTCCACGGTGGCCGGGGCTGCCGTCTTGGTGTTGCTGAAGCGCGGCAGCGGCAGCGcccgcggcgacggcgacatgacaCCGAACGCTGGCCCGGCGTACGCGGCGTCCACGGTGGCCGCCGGCACCTGTACCCGCATCTCTTGCGGCAGGGGCGACGCCGCCTGGCCGCGCCGAGCTGTGCGGCGGCGCGTCCTCGCGGCCGGGCGCGGCGACCGCCTGGAGCCGGCGTGGGCGTGGGCGTGGTGGCGGACGCGGGACAGGCAGTCGTGCGGGCGGAGCACCTCCGTTCCCATGGCAGGCGAGAGACAGCCGGCCGACGAGCTTTGTCTCTCTCGCCCGCGCTGCGCGCGCGCGTACGTGCTACGTGCTACGCTATGAACGGCGTGagcgggggagggcgaggaggagggggGCTTGGGCGAAGCGCGCGTGGCAGCTTCCACCCCCTCTCTCCGGCGTCCCGCTAGCTTATTGGGTTGCTCATGCCCTTCTCTCCTCTGCCTCGCTTTAAAGGCATGCGGGGTGGCGATTGCCTGGTCGGAGAGTGGGATTAACGGACGAAGGCGCGGAGGAAGAGGCCGGAGTTGCGGGGCCGCCGGAGCACCGCTCGTTTCGCTCCCTCGTTGAAAATGGCGGGCCGCGAGGAACGTTGTCCATATGACCACTTCACCATGGGAGCTATGTTTTTTTTTTTGACAAAGGGTGCATTTTAGGGTGCGTTtgatagagtgtatggagggtgcatgaggttAAAACTTTTTTTCTCAATCcatttttgggtgtttggtagtatGCACGGGGCCTCCTCATCATGCACGAGTTCAGCCCAAATACCCTTTTAGCATGCACAAAGAGAGAACACGTCAACAACTGTTCGCTGGTCAACATGCATGAGCGAAGCCAGCGACAACATGTTTTAAAAAATGTGAATTTCTAAAATAAATAACTTTTAATAAATGTTTTGAATATCAAAAAATGTTAAAGTTTGttcaattttgcaaaaaaaaagtctTGATTGAATTtgttaaaaatttcaaaaaattgtaCAGATTTTCAAGTTTTGTTGAAATTTTTACATTTTGGTgtttaaattaaaaaaagaaatttaaaaactatttaaattttcaaaaaaataggATTTTAGAAAAAAAATTAACTTCTTTTGCAGGCTCTCTAAATTTGTTTCAATTTTTTAAAAGATCAAGCTTTCAAAACACTtcagaattttgaaaaatgtttttttttcatgtttcaaaaaattgttcagaattttgaatttttttgttcACTTTTACAGTACCGACGGGCATGTCTAAACAGATGCAAGCTGCCAACACAGAGTCTCAGCTTAGCATGTCTCAGCACATACACTGTTACCAAGCAACAGCAAATACATGTACTCAGCATGTATCAGAGGAGAACAACCATATTAAGATGAGAATGCTATCAAACACACCCTTATATACGAGTAGTGAACCAACACAAATGGGTGAGCACATCCAACGATATATGACAATGAACAATACCGTCCGGGCAGACGTTGCGTGCAAGCGCCACTCCGACGCATGACGGATCAAGCAAACGAGGTGCTGCCGACCCGGCCTCTTGTCATCGCAAAACATGCACTGATGGACCTCAAAGCCGGGTGCCCTGACGCTCTGCCCACAACCATAGAGCCCTTTACAAGCACTCGGCTGGCCTCACAACGAGTTGGGCCCTCGCCCACAACCGGCCGACACGAGCCAACTAACCCAGCACGGGCCAGCAACGCTGACAAGCGGTCCCGGTCATCAAACCACACGCTGGTGTCGTGCGATTGAAAACACCATGCGACGGTGGCCCCCGACAGTGGCCCCGTATGATGGGGCCACCTATAGTTACTATAGGTAGGGTCAAGGGCCTGACATCTAAGCCCCATCTAGGGTCCCACACCATCGTTGGTAGGTCCGTGGACCATAGGCACATTCAGATGCGTATGACAGAAGTCCACTCAAACGCACCGACGGCACTCGGACGTCTTCCCTCGAGTCGGCCCAACCACCACCGCTTGGACAAGGAAGGCAAAGGGGCGGCGTGGGAACTGCAACGGCCGAGTAGTCTTAAATCGGGGTTTAACCATAGTCATGGCTATCGTTACATGTAACTGTCGTAGTTGTGACTATTAACACTAGTAAATGTCATAGTTATACATATGAAACCACCCTTTAACGTGGGAGTAAAGGGGTTGCGGTGTATTCTATATAAGCTACCCTCTTCCTCCTAAGCAGGGGTTAAGCACTCCTTGTAATCATTCATCCCAAGAGAAAACAAGCCTCAACGCATGAGAAGTAGGGCTGCTACCTCCTGCGTCGCATTTAGGCTCCGACCCTCTTTCATACCTCTAGTACTCATTGTCAGGATCGAAACCCCGACACCGTCCAAGCCCGCAATCAACTCGCCATGCACATCTGAGGTAGGCTGCCCGAGCAGACCGAACGACATGGAGAGCCCCAAATCAACTCGTCGGGTGAGGACACCGATAGGCGGGTCCAGCCGGGCCGTCGCGCGTGAGCCTCCGCACGGAGGTGCGACGCAATGCCAACGCATTACGGTGGCTCGGCGCGCGTCTGCCCGTCATGGACCATTGAGGTGGGTTGCCCGGATCCGCGTCGTCCAGACATATCGGACGATGCGGAGAGCCTTTGAGAGCCCCCCTAGCGCGCCACCTGGAAAGGGATGGCGCAGGGGTGCTCTTGGCCCTCGAAGGCCCTAGGAAGCGGGAACCCCAGCATCCTGCATGGCTTGGAAGAAGAGACCATATTATGAGAGGGGAATTTTTGGTCTATGAGGACATATGCAAACTATATGGAAAAAAAATTAGTAATTCAACAAAAAGTTGAAAAttcctgaaaatatttttgaaataaacttaaCCTTCTATTGTACTCGTGAGAGATAAAATCCACAAGAAAAATACCCCTTTGACTTCTTTTCAATAAAGACAAATTTTTGGCTAAAATAGTATGAATAGTGAtctataatagcaaataaattttgtcttttttgctgtgagGTCAACTTTTGTTTTTTTTCGTCGAGatttatatactagtgcaaaagtaagtcaagtGTTTTGTCAAAATAGTTCTTGCCTATTTTGACTTtattaaaatattaaaaaaaaatcCCCATATAGGGTGCATATACAACCAGGAACCAATGTGTATTTCCCCATATTACGACAACAGCATCTCGGTTGTTTCAGAGTAGTAGAAACTGTAGTTTAATTGGTTGGAGCCGAAGCAAACAAGTTCATTTGTATGGGGGAGTGTAGCAGCCGGTGAAGTTACATTGGCTGGGAGAAGCCGAGGAGTCCACCGTGTCAGGAAGTCATTGTGTTGATGgatccccttcctccttcctccccctcccaCCCCGGTCGCCCAGCCCCCCTCCCCCGCTCGTCGGCCGTGGTTCGGCCTCCCCCTCCCTTCTCGTCGGtgttccctccctcccccccccctgcCTACCCGCCAGTGGTGCTCTCTTCACCGCCTTCTCCGCTGCCAGCGCTTGGATCTCGTTTCTGGGCCCTTGCGTCCGATGAGGAGGATTCGAGGTCGGCTGTCTCCTCCCACCGCTGTCCTTTGGCTTCTTCTGGGCGGGCCGTGCCTATCCTTGTCGCGCCTTGCCCCCGCAAGTTTGCCCCTGGTGGTCGGGGTCGGCCGGTGGCTTCGGCTTCGCCGGAGGTTGGTTGGGTCCGGTTTGATCATCGTCGGCGTAAGTCCGGTAAGTTTTCTGGTGTTTCTCCTGGGCCGGGGATTCTGGGCGGTGCGCCTGATGGGGAGCTCGGACGCTCTCCATCTCGCTCCCCTGCTCCCTCCCCGGCTGCCTCgtcgccggcggcggtggcggcgctggcaTCGTGTGCCCTAGATCTGGATTTCGCCTCGGTGGCCAGTGGATCAC encodes:
- the LOC119307190 gene encoding uncharacterized protein LOC119307190; its protein translation is MGTEVLRPHDCLSRVRHHAHAHAGSRRSPRPAARTRRRTARRGQAASPLPQEMRVQVPAATVDAAYAGPAFGVMSPSPRALPLPRFSNTKTAAPATVDDSATRELRRLLGLERPAN